The segment TTGGAAAATAATTGATTACAAGAAGCAGAAAGGAAAAAATGAAACATTGtaagtaactaaatatttaaagaaaaatctaattattttgtgagtaaattttaaataagattaaTTAATGCTTTTctgcaatattttcttttaatttaagcaaatatttttatacacaaagACATGATGGAATTTGGTTAataagtttgaatttttgtttggcTACAAAAGaattataacaattattaaaacaaaagttaaagtagattttataaaaacaaaactctcaactattttcttcaaaaaaataaatcaacaaaTCTTAAACTCCcaacattaaaagaaataaatcccAACTTTACGAAACTTATTTATTAAGAAACCAACTACTAAGATCACTAAAATCTTTtagaaacttaaaacaaaacttttcctataaaaaaaccACACACAACcggaaaaattctaaaaaaattccgAACATATTTCATATAGAAACTTGACAAAACGAGTGCCACATTGGGTCACTCAGGGCGGCGAAGGCAACGGCGCTCATTGATAAACGTGCTGGGGCCATGGAGCCGCCTGGCGGTGTACCGCCAGATAGAGATCGTCAATTGGTTTTAAAACAGATGGTAACATTTCATGAACGTCCCGAGGGTAGTTTATGTGGTAAAGCCATAACGACAACAGCACAACAACCCAATCCAGCGTTTGCTACAACAGCAACGACTTACTCGGCAACAACACAAGCGGCCACAGCATTTAGTGGCAGTTCCATTGGTCATGCCCTGGTAAAACATCATGGTACAACAAATCCTCTGCCAggacaacagcaacaatcaaATTCTTCGGGTTCATCACCATCACAACATGGCAGTACAACaagcagcagcagtagtagtTCAACCACATTGCAGTCAGCAACATCGGCTGGTAGTGCGCAAAGTCAACAGCAAACGTTAGAGAAACTATCAAGACCCATGGCATTTGATAAGGTAAGtagtagttgtttttatttatttattataaataatattataaaatatggaaatttatataaaagttctttttattctttattgtcTCTCTTAATGAAACGACAGGAACAGACCTGTATAACATTGGCATTATTAATATCTTCACCAGTTTCTGTTCTTAAACTTTTCTTTTCGAGATGTAGTGGACATTTTAATGCAatatcattttcatttttattgctATTATACAGCAGGGTATCTAAAGCTGTTTGCATTAGATTAACCAAGTCTTTGGGTTCATCCTCATCAGCAACGTTTGACTTGAAGAGTTTTATTGGTTGTGTAATTATCATTCTATTTTCATTATATGGAATATTGTTAAAAGGTTCATTTTGTGGCCCTTCGATATAATCAAAATCGGgctcatttattttattatcaataaaatttcCTTGTTCTTCTGCTGTATTTGAAGTCATTGATATTTTAGGATAATAAGGAAGAGAATCTAAAAAGTGAGAGCGAGAGAAAGGTTCCAATTAGTCTTTTGCATAAAGATATTAGGTGTTTTGTATTGTGTTGTAAGAAACGTACAAATTCATAAAATCGTATTACTCACCTATTCCGACCTTAAACATCATCATATTACCAATCTTCATTAATTGATCTATGGAAGAAAATGGCCTTAACACACCATAAGTTTGCTGAATTGGTTGTGGTGGTATGATAACATGGGTACCAACAACACTTGAAGTAtgcaatgtatttgtattgaaatttttatgatcTTTCTTTGTACTTTCTGAGGTTTCACAACGTTTATCCATGATGTTTGTCCTCTTATCCAAATCATTTTCTATCTTCGTATCTGACTTAAAATTACTTTGCTCAGCAGCAGCATTATCTCTTTGGCGATCGTTTAATTTTCGTTCTCTTTCACGTAATATAACAGCCAAAGGTCTGCTGCTAGCGTTACGTTTTTTACTCATTTCATTATTTGAATTATTAAGAGAGGCTAGAGATTCTAGAAATACAT is part of the Lucilia cuprina isolate Lc7/37 chromosome 3, ASM2204524v1, whole genome shotgun sequence genome and harbors:
- the LOC124418697 gene encoding uncharacterized protein LOC124418697 isoform X2, which translates into the protein MNLKIVLLFAVFVSLTTPEVWALKRIKRNSDLDSKNSRIKQDFVALHSGKEVLTDKGNNSVVKASLNNSNNEMSKKRNASSRPLAVILRERERKLNDRQRDNAAAEQSNFKSDTKIENDLDKRTNIMDKRCETSESTKKDHKNFNTNTLHTSSVVGTHVIIPPQPIQQTYGVLRPFSSIDQLMKIGNMMMFKVGIDSLPYYPKISMTSNTAEEQGNFIDNKINEPDFDYIEGPQNEPFNNIPYNENRMIITQPIKLFKSNVADEDEPKDLVNLMQTALDTLLYNSNKNENDIALKCPLHLEKKSLRTETGEDINNANVIQVCSCRFIKRDNKE
- the LOC124418697 gene encoding uncharacterized protein LOC124418697 isoform X1, translated to MNLKIVLLFAVFVSLTTPEVWALKRIKRNSDLDSKNSRIKQDFVALHSGKEVLTDKGNNSVVKESLASLNNSNNEMSKKRNASSRPLAVILRERERKLNDRQRDNAAAEQSNFKSDTKIENDLDKRTNIMDKRCETSESTKKDHKNFNTNTLHTSSVVGTHVIIPPQPIQQTYGVLRPFSSIDQLMKIGNMMMFKVGIDSLPYYPKISMTSNTAEEQGNFIDNKINEPDFDYIEGPQNEPFNNIPYNENRMIITQPIKLFKSNVADEDEPKDLVNLMQTALDTLLYNSNKNENDIALKCPLHLEKKSLRTETGEDINNANVIQVCSCRFIKRDNKE